TCGCCAACGGCATCGTGAAGGCGCTGGAGATCCTCGGCGACGAGGCCAACAAGCCGCTGGTCGTCCGCCTGGACGGCAACCGCGTCGACGAGGGTCGCAAGATTCTGGCCGACGCCGCGCACCCGCTGGTGACGCTGGCGCAGACAATGGACGAAGGCGCCGACAAGGCCGCCGAACTGGCAGCCGCCCGATAACGACGGCCGAGTAAGGACGAAAAGAATGTCTATCTTCCTGAACAAGGACTCCAAGGTCATCGTCCAGGGCATCACCGGCGGCGAGGGCACCAAGCACACCGCGCTGATGCTGAAGGCGGGCACCCAGATCGTGGGCGGTGTGAACGCGCGCAAGGCGGGCACCACCGTCGCGCACACCGACAAGGACGGCAACGCGGTCGAACTGCCGGTGTTCGGCACCGTCGCCGAGGCCATCAAGGAGACCGGCGCCGACGTGTCCATCGCGTTCGTGCCGCCGAAGTTCGCCAAGGACGCCATCATCGAGGCCATCGACGCGGAGATCCCGCTGCTGGTGGTCATCACCGAGGGCATCCCGGTGCAGGACACCGCCTACGCGTGGGCCTACAACGTGGAGAAGGGCAGCAAGACCCGGATCATCGGCCCGAACTGCCCCGGCATCATCACCCCGGGCGAGTCGCTGGTCGGCATCACCCCGGCCAACATCACCGGCAAGGGCCCGATCGGCCTGGTCTCCAAGTCCGGCACGCTGACCTACCAGATGATGTACGAGCTGCGCGACTTCGGCTTCTCGACCTCCATCGGCATCGGCGGCGACCCGGTCATCGGCACCACCCACATCGACGCCATCGAGGCGTTCGAGAAGGACCCGGAGACCAAACTGATCGTGATGATCGGCGAGATCGGCGGCGACGCCGAGGAGCGGGCCGCGGCCTACATCAAGGCCAACGTCACCAAGCCGGTCGTCGGCTACGTGGCGGGCTTCACCGCCCCCGAGGGCAAGACCATGGGCCACGCGGGCGCCATCGTGTCCGGTTCGTCGGGCACCGCCCAGGCGAAGAAGGACGCGCTGGAGGCCGCGGGCGTGAAGGTCGGCAAGACGCCGTCCGAGACCGCCGCGCTGGCTCGCGAGATCCTCGAGAAGGCCAGCATCAGCGCCTGATCTCTCCTCCGCGCACGAAGGCCGCCTCCGAATTCGGGGGGCGGCCTTCGTCATGTGTGGCGGTGGGCTCAGGCTTGGGCAGCAGCCGAGCGTCCTGACCAGCCACGTGCGGAACTGGGCGCGCTGCCGGGGATCCGTGATCCCCTTCGCTTGTTGATACGAGGCAACGCGGCGGATGGTTCATCGACTTTCGCCGGGAATTCCCCGCTATTGAGAATCCGTGGGTGTGAAAATCGCCATCGCGGGAAACAGTTCTGAGGAGCGGTAGGTGGTCTCGCTGAAGACTCCGCGCCGGACACCTGCCGCGACCTGCCGGGATACGGGCGGATCCGCTCATCCCGGCCGTCGCGGCGGGGTGACCTGGGCGAGGGAGTGCAGTAGCGTCAGAAGTAATCCAGCCGTGAAGACCATGTACGACTCGATTTAGGAGACGACGACATGTCCTACCCGACCGGGGGCTCCGGGTACAACACACCCTCGCCCTCAGCGCCATCCAGCCAGAGCCCGGCCACGGGTGGTGCCACTTCAGGTTCGAGCGCTACCGGTTCCGATGCCAAAGGTCTGCCGTTCTTCCTGGTGGTCGGCGTAGCGGCGCTCGGCGTGATCAACTTCCTGCTCGGCTTCCTGCCGTTCCTCGGCAGCAAGCCGGTCGATATCGGCGGCCGCCGGGTCAGCG
Above is a genomic segment from Nocardia sputorum containing:
- the sucD gene encoding succinate--CoA ligase subunit alpha, with the translated sequence MSIFLNKDSKVIVQGITGGEGTKHTALMLKAGTQIVGGVNARKAGTTVAHTDKDGNAVELPVFGTVAEAIKETGADVSIAFVPPKFAKDAIIEAIDAEIPLLVVITEGIPVQDTAYAWAYNVEKGSKTRIIGPNCPGIITPGESLVGITPANITGKGPIGLVSKSGTLTYQMMYELRDFGFSTSIGIGGDPVIGTTHIDAIEAFEKDPETKLIVMIGEIGGDAEERAAAYIKANVTKPVVGYVAGFTAPEGKTMGHAGAIVSGSSGTAQAKKDALEAAGVKVGKTPSETAALAREILEKASISA